The genomic window tgaacacattgtagcagcaaggtggagttgctcctccacaacctttgtGCTGCTTCAGAACCTTGTACAGAGAGAACTCAATCTGCTGCTCAAGATTGCTCACATCTTGCTATCATTTTTCATCTTTGTCATTTCATTGATAATTTTCTTCATGGAAAACGAAAGGAAGATTATTAGATAACACAAGTAAAAGTCAATGCTGTTATTTGGTTTACACTAAATTTGTGTACGTGCTGGACGTCCATCTCATCAAAGCAAGTGATGGGGTTTTTCAGGTATCTGTCAAAGATGTTTGCAATCCTGGTGAGGCAGATACAGAGTTTAAACACGGAAGTATGAAAAGCACAAATATTTATTCTGATTCTCTCAACCCCGAATCATGAAATCAACCATCCCGCCCCAATAAACGAAATAATAAGCAATCAGTAGCAACGTCCGTCACCGCAGCGGCGTTGACGCGGAGGCCGCAGCAGCCGAGGCAATAGGCAAGCACCAGGAGCACGAGGGTAGCAAGTCGACCTTGCACACATTGCACTGGAAGCACGTAAGATCTGTTCGTTGCTCAACGCCTGGCAGTTCGCGCCCGTCGTGTCCAGGCCGCTCGCGGGGCTCTAGTAAACGTTGCGGCCACCGCCCTACGCTCAGTAGGTCGGTGGCTTGCAGCAGAGTAGAGCTCGGGTGGCCTTGGCCGACACAAGGTTCCTCGGGCTTGGAGGACGCGAGGTCGAGGAATGGATGCCGCTGGACAGCTCGAGGCGTCAACCACGACATTAGCCTGGCGCTCCGACGACCTGAACAGGCGCGAGCTCGAAGCGCCCCACCTTCCCATCCTCGAGAAGCAGCCCGACGGCGACGGCACAATGAACAGGAGATCGCACGGAGCAGGCACGCGAAGAAGCCGAAGCACGCGCAGAACGACCAACCCGAGAAAACGGGCGAGGATGGAAAAACGTAGACCGATCAGGCGAAACAGCAGAAGCAGCACCACGACACGAGCCACCATGATGACCAACCGTAATCCCACGCGAGCCACGAGGCCGGCCGGGACGGCGCAGACCATTACGACtggatgaagaagcaaccatcaaatACCAACACAACAATGAAACCACAGGCAGTAGCACAAAAGGAGAAGCAGCCTATTTATAGCCCCGTAGCACGCAGGAGAACTCTAGGGCCCCGTAGCACGCAAGACGACTCTAGAAAACACAAGAAAATCGGCACCGACGGAAAAAGATGAGCAGCCTCTGGAAACAGCGAACAAAGCGGCACCGAGAAGACCATGCCGACTAAGAAAACAGGAAAAAATGCATGCAAAGCGGCACCGATTAAAGGAAACAATACGGAGAACGACCACGTCAGCATGccccacatgcaatcaaaaaacgCTAAGCCAACCAAGGCGATCGTCACACCCATTCAAAAAATTTGAATCAAATAACTGAATACACAAGGCGTTTGTACACCGCCGTGTACCAAAAAATAGCACGTGCCACATCCAAAATTCACCATGGGTCATTTTCATCCAAGTGTATCAATATTAGAGCGTAAACTTTGCCGGATATAGAGGCTTGGGTATTATTGTTGGGAAGCAACAATAGCAGGCAAGATTGTGCTCTTTTGTAACCTGAATGTTGACTATCTATATCCACCAAGTGATGTGCTTGAGGTAAGAATAGTGAGGTCATAGGCCATACGTCTGTAAGGGAAAGAACAACACCTCGTCATTACTGGCAGAGTTTGACATGGCTGGCTTGGGGGGCTAAAATATAAATATTAATTTTTTTTGGGGGCAACAAAACACACCATCTTTTCCTAATCTAATCTCTCAgaaaaaatcttcatggatgtgCCAAACCTAGGGGCGCCTTGCCCACCAAGCACCCACCTATTCTGGAGCCGCCTGGGCATGGCCTACCTCCTTCGTTGCCGCCACGGCTGTGCCGGCCATCTTGCGGGTGCCTCGGCTTCTGCAACATTACAGGACATGTGCGACCTATCGCGGAGCAATGCTAGACGTACGGGCGTTGTACGGAGGATTTACAGGCTCCTTGGCTGTGATTGGTTGGAATTTGATTAAGGGGGACGGCCCCACCCTAAAAATCAGGGGGGGGGGAGCAATTAGATTAGGCCACGTTGTTATCCTGTAAAGCTTTGTATGAATATCATGTACGTGTAGTATTATTGCCTACCGCGAAAGGGAATAGAACATGTGCTCAAGGCCTGGATCCATCGCGAAAGGGGCTCTTATCCATCACTAGTGTTAAGCATCTACCTATAAGGTATTTTCTATCAGTGGATTGATCTGGTCCAAAATCGAGCGTGCTTCCTAGGCGTGCGCATTAGCCACGTCCCTGTCATGCATGATTTATATATATGATGTCATTTTCCTTATTTGTTTACTAGCTGTTATACATGAAAATCTTTTTGAGATGTGGGAGTAGTTTATATTAATTTTTCTGTCATTTTTCATTTTCCATGTAGTGGGCTGCAAGGCCTGGTAAAGCTGGGCTGAGTCGTACTGGTGTCGCTCTGGCTTTCCTCCTGGCGAAACAATCGCTGGAGCTGCGCGAGCCCCCGTCCTAATCGCTATCTGCAACCGCcgcccgcctccccgcaccccgtGGTAATCGCGATCTGCCAGACTGCCACCGCCTCCCCGCACCCCGTGGTAATCGCGATCTGCCACCGCCTCCCCGCCTCCCGTGGTAATCGCGATCTGTCGCCGCCTCCCCGCCTCCCGTGGTAATCGCGAtctgccgccgcctccccgcctccCGTGGTAATCGCGATCTGCCACCGCCTCCCGTCCTAATGGCTGGGGAGAAAGCTGGtaccggcgcctcctcctcctctcgtccTCGGAGGAGTTCGGTAAGCATCTCTCGTCGCTGATCTGCAGACCTTCGAGTCCTATCGTTTGTTGTATGCAGCGCAGAGGCGTGATCTCATCATTTGTGCACGTTTCAGAGAAACGCCGCCGACGGGAAGCAGATTGCTCCCCGAGTCGCCGCCGACGGGAAGAAGACTGCACTCCCAGTCGCCGCCGTCGGGAAGCAGAGTCCTCTCCTAGTTGCCGCCGCCTCCGACGGGAAGCAGATGGTTATGGGAGTCTCTGTCGACGCCGCTTGCACCACTTTGCACCCTATTGATCTACGATCCGACGTCGCCCCTGCCGAGGGGCGTACTGAAGTGGTACTCTCCCTTAAACGTCAAATACATTATGGATTAGGGTTTAACGCCATGGTCACATGTTGGATTCGTTACAGTTTTCATTAGGGTTATGCAATTCGTGTCCTCTTTTTCCTGATACTTTTAGGTTTCTCTTTCAGGCCAAGTTTGTGCACAACTTCTACTGCGCCCTAAACTTTAATCTGTTAGGATTGTATCGTTTCTATGCCGATGATGCTGAGTTTGTCTGGAATTTCAATGGCCGCCGACTTAATCTGAAAACGGCAAAGGTTACTGCCTTAACAAAATGTAGTATAATATCCTGACCGGTAATTTTTTGTGTGGTAACATCGTTATTATTTTTGAACAGGAAATTAAGAGTTATCTGTATAGGGCATCAACCAAAATGAAATTCCATGCATCGCATTTTGATGTATTATCGCTTCCTGGGCAAAGTTCTGTAATGCTGACCGTTGATGGAACAATCAAATCTGCTGATAACAAGCCTAGGAGCTTTGTGGAAACTTTTGTGCTTGATATTCCTGGACGTCTTATATTGAGGGATTCCTTGGTTGTGCAAGAAAATGGTAACATTCTTTTTCTGTTTAATATAAAACCCCACTCCTTCTCATGGTTTGACCGTGATGCTTTTGTTCAACAGCTCCAGAAGTACCAGAAGTGAGTAGTCCCAAGAAGCTCCAAGACCGTACTGCAAGTATCATGTCTACTAATGATGTAAGTGGTTATGTAATTGCATGTTTATCTTAATAAATTGTTCTGTATATTAAGTTGTTTGTTTCAATATAGTCCCTTACATTGGTAAATTGTATATTGTGTCTGCTGCTATTGCAGTCACAGAATCACTGTGGAATTTGCAATAAGAAATGGTATCCCCTAGAGAAAGACTGGGTAAGCCTAGAAGCTGCTATAGTGATGTTATAGATTTAGGGTCcgaataactgccacacgtgtggcgtcGATAGGAACCCGCCCGCACGCCTCGTGCGACATAGACGGGGATCGGCCCGCACGACCACGTCCGAGCGCACAAAAGCACGGCtcgcacgtccggtgtgtggcaatCCCGCCCGCACTGCCCCGTCCGGGCCAGAAGACCGgctgcccgcacgacccagccgATCCACGCCTCCGATCCATCCCCTCTCTCGTACGCCGCCATCGTCCCCCACCTCTCGAACCCCGACATCCGTCGCCGGCCAtccctggttgccatggcaaccagggcAGATCCGTAGGGCGCTCCGACCCCAAACCACACCCTAACCCTTCCCATCCCCAGCCGCCCACTCCGATCCAGCCCTCCAGACACGATCAACTAAAACCAGGTGAAAATTCTCGATCTCGTCCTTCCCTCTCATCCTTAAGGCTGAAAATCTCCCGATCTTGTACTGGGTCCATACTATAGGGGTAGAACACTGCATGGTTCGGTGTATATTCGCAATTGCCAGGCAGAATAcaccagatctgccatgtactacgtTTGAGGTTAACTTAGGTGCCTAGTTTAGGCACTTAAGTAGTTGGGTATGAAATGGATGAGTAGGAATCCCTAAAAAAGGGCAGGAAGGACGGTTTTTTGAATGAAGAGGGTGGGAAAAAATAATTGCCACTTGTGTGTAACGACAGTTGCCGCTTGTGTATGATGACAATTGCCACCTATTTTGACCTGTTGCTTGCCATCCCTATCTTCCATGTGCAAGCAGCAGAAGAATACAATTCTTGTGGATTATTGATGCCTTTTTGATCATCCAGTGATTGAGAACATGTCGGAAAAGAATCGAGACGCGGAAAGGATGAATCGCGAAGGTGGCGCTGATGCTTggggttctcaaaggccagaaacacCGCCTTGGGATGCAGTAGAGTATAGTCAACTCATCtctgcagggccgttgctgccactactagaacagtatGCAGGCGTAGGTATGATGCGTGGTAACAAAAAGAAGAGAGCAGTTGCCAACTTCGCaatgatgaagatgacattctacttatgtcctacactcccatttttttgcaggttcttatgaccaaaacactctCAGGGGGGCCCCATGGCAAGTTCAGTCACAAGGCGCTAACACTGACGTATTTACGGGCAACCAACCTCAACTAGCTAGTATGGCTAATCAAGGTAatgcaaaaccaaaaaaaaacacATACTGCTGTGGACGTGAAAAATGGACATGCAAAAAAACCGACAAGAGGACTCACGAGTTTTGACGGGTGAAAATGCAGggccttcatgcagcacgtggcatcagccagcacccatgtacctgccatcgacaTCATACACAGGTCAGTCCATAAAAAAAGTGAAGTTGCGGATGTTCAATTAGCAGAAGGGGCATAGTTGGCAGCTCCAAATTGCCATGACTGGACTTCTACAATTGCCATGAATTTAAAACTACATTTGCCATCCCTGGACAACTGTTGTTGCCATCAGTGGACACTTGCAGTTGCCATGGAgaaacaactgcagttgccatgccagaGCAACTACAGTTGTCATGTcatcgcaactgcagttgccatggaggAACAACTGCGGTTGCCATGCCGATGCAACTATAGTTGCCATGCCAGTAAAACTGCAGTTGCCACATCAGGGGCGACTGCAGTTGTCGTGCTAGCACAAACTGCAAATTGCCATGAATTGACCAACCACTATATGCTTACAGCGTATTACGCTGGTGGTGACACGGCAAACGTCCCGTGGCAAGCTTCACAAATTGCAGGTGGAGCACGACATTTTGGTGtcacagaccacacaagatggCCAAATGCAGCACAACAAGGTAAGGAAAAAAATTGAACCACAAAAAACATCACTACATTTGTTGTTTGTAGTTTTTTGTAGGcaaaacaatagttgccatgtttgttgaatAGTACCTGCCATGACTGGACAGCTACAGCTGCCACACATGTCCACACGCAGTCTCACGGCTTGCTGTTTGAAAATATGTCGTGCCAAATCAATCGAAGATGGTGTGATCCGTTGTGATACACATCTTATTCAACCAAAAAATCTTACTCTCGTGCTTGTTTTTTCTATTACAGAACCTACAACTACAGTGAACAGCGGtgcggggacatctactgcggggagctctgagcgcacggaagacgcgttccaccagTCAGCAGACTGTCATGCCGCAAACAATTTCGAGTCAGAGTCGggaatggcaatcattccagcaatgccgaTGAGCACCCCTTTgaaccgtgtcaggaacatgtattgggtggatggtgctacaaggagagcctacaaacatttccgagattgcatttcattcgacacgacgtacctcaccaatatgtacaagatgccatgcgctccgttcatagaaataaataaccacaatcagtcgttgcagttcggATGCGGCCTCGTCCGGAACGAAGACACAgatgggtacgtttggctgttcaagaccttcttggagtgcatggatggacttgctccgatgaacataataatagaccaagatttcagcatgcgtgcaggcatagaaaaggtctttccgttggcagtgcacaggcactgcaggtggcacattataaagaaggctgaggagacgctaggaccgttctttgccgaccgtccagagctgcacaaggcattcgagctgtgcgtggaccacaacttgttggtggaggagtttgaaaggagctggatggccatgactGAAACACATCAAGTCCAGGACAACGAGACTCTTGttagcctgtgggagaagcgaatgtactgggtgccggcctacttcatgcagtgcttcttcccctttctgcagactacgcagcgcagcgaggggttcaatgctgttttaaAGCGGTACgtcagccctggcaactcattgctacagtttgccaagcagtacacagctttgcaacaaaaaattctgggatctgagctacagcaagaagcgacCACAGCCCTAAAGCAaccaaaattgctaacgtatttaccgatggagaggcaaatgagcaagatatacaccaacaagatctttaacaagtaagtcagttgcatTACAGTCTTATTTGCATAAAAAGCACCAAGTCAGTAGGGGCCTTATAgagtgcaatgcagttgccatgacATGCAgctgccatgtttaatgaaataccgtttgccatgcttactcagatgcagttgccatgttaaaatgaaaattttgttttggcataCTTGCTCGGGTGCATTTCCCTTGTTGAatgaagtgcagttgccatgttttatgcgCTGTGCTTCCATtggagcatgttggcatgcaaatgCCAATGTCAAAAAATGCTAAAAAAATGTTATTTGGCGACACATATGctaaaatgcagttgccatgtttaatgaaatgcATCTGCCCTTTTTTTTGAAATGCAATTGACATGTTTACTCAGCTGTAGATGCCATGTTTAAtaaaaatgcagttgccatgttttatgcaatgTGCTTCCATTGGGGAATGTTGGTGTGGAAATGACGATATCCAGTTGAAAATGTACTGCAATTGTCATGTCTGTTGTACTGCAATTGCCATGTATGTTGTAATGCATTTGCCATGTGTAgtgtactgcatttgccatgttcaaCGTAATAtatttgccatgtttaatgaactatgTTTGCCATGTTCAAACAAAATGTATTTCTATTTTCATGACAACATAAGGGTGTACAAGAAAAAGATCGCACGAAAGTttaacagaaaacacacaaaacttgcagattctaggaagaaataaagcgtgccagcatgttcacggctttccgggtggacgaacatacgttcaaggtgtgttctattttgggcatgtcagattcagaacTTGAAGACgcggacaaaggaaggaactacttcgtcagagcctcgataggcgaaggcgagtactactgccaatgctgcaaattcgaacgggacggcattgtgtgctgtcacatactaaaatcatggacatgaacgctgtgacacgcatgccccgccatttcataaggagGCGATGAAAttgggacgctgacgacgcgttggcgccgcagacaacacacgcagttctggctgtgcatgacgagagatctgagtcaaccatggaagctgtgaggcacgttgtgctgacaaagaactatgctaagctaattgatgaagcatgcaagagtgatgacacagcgagagtcgcagaaaaacacaggaaggcactgaaaagagagcttgatgagatcaaaaaAAGGAAAGCCgaggaagccttacaccggttcctccgcacatcaagtgtgccttcatccacggggccatcgtctgaaaactcggagataggatctggaacagcaagcacacaaacccaggtcaggaacccaccccgttccatcacaaagggtcgTCCGAGAGGGATAAGGTACAAGTTGGGactggagattcaagcaaaacacaagaaaacgaagaaagggGCGGGCAATCCATGAGCAAAAATTGGGGCGCTGTGACATGGTCCAtgtggacattttgttttgtaccTCTATACGATGGGATTTTTTTTAATtgggagaatgactcttgaggggGGACAGAAGTAGAAGGAAAATTCATTAAATGGATAAATGCATttgccatgttatgggtacttaatctgacatgttatgtgtagttaatctgccatgctattttatatcaaatatgccatgctattttatactagataagccatgctattttatactaaatatgccatgctactttatactaaatatgccatgttagttgtactggatctgccatgttagttgtactggatTTGCCATGTaagttgtactggatctgccatgttatttATGATGTATCTGCCATGTTAGCTGTACTGAAAATTTCCGCATGCTTTTTGTAATGACTCTGCATGGCATATATCCCCATGAAAAATACGATGCGGTTTAGAAGCACGTAGTGTGTTGTGTGCAATGTATGGGAAAACAAGTTGGAAAAAAGTGTAAACGTGCATAAACCGCAGCAAAGGTTATGACTACATGATAAACCTACCCAATGCTAGCCGGTGCAATTAGCGATGAAAAAGAACAAGCAAAACAGCCAAAAATGAAAAAATGACGATGACTTTCACTAACCATGTCTAttgaactacatttgccatcttTTTTTGAAAACATCGCAGACGCATTCGAAACAGCAAAAAACAATGCTAGAAACGACAAAACCACTGTCGTAATGATGAACATAAAAACAGATCTGATGTAACGCCTAAAATAGGTTCACGTCCACACATGTATTACAGAAAACACTAAAAAATATCGCTAACACGCCACCATGACATAGTAGGCTACACGAGGTTGCAGTCATAACGTAGCACACAAAACATAGTTTTCGACAAAGAACAGAGagatagtaccttacattcctcaaCAATAGAATGTAAGGTGTGCGTCTGGTGTGTAacgccacgtgatcacttgtacttcgtGATGACTTGCTTGACAGCTTCCTCCACGAACTCGCGTGctccggaccgcttgttgaaatcttcattcgtcagCCAGTTCCATGTGCAGATTTTTCGGAGCTCAACGACCGTTGCATCTGTGATAGCGGGGACAATtctgccttcccactttgcaaagtattccagCGCGTGAAAGCCATAGTCCGTCCTGCACGAGGAAAAAGAGTTCAGGTGAACACGCAAAATGGACAGCTGCAGCAAAGATGGACTTCAGTTCAGATGTGTCAACAAAAAGATGGGGTGGATTGATGTAAAAATGGCACATGAAGGAACGGGTTAAAagaaattacgtgttcccttgcttcacagtcgccacatactcagtcgggaaatgcctgatctggacctttgaatgTTCGTAGTGCCGGTTCCAAGTCTCTTTGAAGTTCTTGATGAAGAATTCGgcatgcgtagtaaggtctgcatcagcttccgaacggattgaatcaagcacctcgatacgttggttcttcaggtcaagacagaCCGCATATGTCGTGTCGGTCGTGTGGttcaagctcctggaacatggggaacatgacctgcaaTTAAAAAAGTGAAGAAATGAGATACAAAGTTCACATGAAAGAACAACAGAGGGACAAAAAAAATTAGAATCACGTAGAATGTTTGATTACGGGTGGGAGTAGTTGAAAGAAAGTTGCCGTCCATTGTATGAACAAAATGAGCCATGTATTTTACTAtcaagttgccacatagtttgcatGGGGATACAAAAAATCA from Triticum aestivum cultivar Chinese Spring chromosome 3B, IWGSC CS RefSeq v2.1, whole genome shotgun sequence includes these protein-coding regions:
- the LOC123066200 gene encoding uncharacterized protein isoform X2 — its product is MAGEKAGTGASSSSRPRRSSRNAADGKQIAPRVAADGKKTALPVAAVGKQSPLLVAAASDGKQMVMGVSVDAACTTLHPIDLRSDVAPAEGRTEVAKFVHNFYCALNFNLLGLYRFYADDAEFVWNFNGRRLNLKTAKEIKSYLYRASTKMKFHASHFDVLSLPGQSSVMLTVDGTIKSADNKPRSFVETFVLDIPGRLILRDSLVVQENAPEVPEVSSPKKLQDRTASIMSTND
- the LOC123066200 gene encoding uncharacterized protein isoform X1 is translated as MAGEKAGTGASSSSRPRRSSRNAADGKQIAPRVAADGKKTALPVAAVGKQSPLLVAAASDGKQMVMGVSVDAACTTLHPIDLRSDVAPAEGRTEVAKFVHNFYCALNFNLLGLYRFYADDAEFVWNFNGRRLNLKTAKEIKSYLYRASTKMKFHASHFDVLSLPGQSSVMLTVDGTIKSADNKPRSFVETFVLDIPGRLILRDSLVVQENAPEVPEVSSPKKLQDRTASIMSTNDVSGYVIACLS
- the LOC123066201 gene encoding protein FAR1-RELATED SEQUENCE 5-like, with amino-acid sequence MAMTETHQVQDNETLVSLWEKRMYWVPAYFMQCFFPFLQTTQRSEGFNAVLKRYVSPGNSLLQFAKQYTALQQKILGSELQQEATTALKQPKLLTYLPMERQMSKIYTNKIFNKF